The following proteins are co-located in the Dromiciops gliroides isolate mDroGli1 chromosome 2, mDroGli1.pri, whole genome shotgun sequence genome:
- the GOLGA2 gene encoding golgin subfamily A member 2 isoform X1: MADETRQSKLAAAKKKLKEYQQKTSPSTPAGAKKKRKTKDGNNPETPPSGGRHSPEDIQDILKVLVSDLNRSNGVALPPLDKRKASRDSAAPALLRADVTVPFDSAHSPRTSPPCPTSMASPQNCDIENGPSPMDESKSLSSTESLRQISEQLNGLVSQSTSYINGEVPVSSTNTKDLESRYQELAVALDSSNLTNKQLGSKIEELKQQNQEALDQLEKEKKEFEQKFAKEQGALREQLQVHIQTIGILVSEKTELQTALAHTQQAARQKSGESEDLASRLQSSRQRVGELERTLSSVSTQQKQADRYNKELTKERDALKLELYKHSKSSEELKQHHSELEEKLRVLVAEKAATQMEVEELHKKLEMTELMLQQFSSQSGAPDSNQQLQQALEERMQLETHVGQLLESLQQLQAERDQYAEKLKEEGTIWQQRVQQLSEQVRILGEEKEHSVNQVQELETSLAELKSQSAVPPVPEPPAGPSEAEQRLQEEAEQLRKELEGLSGQLRAQVQDNEGLSRLNREQEERLLELERAAERWGEQAAEREQILESMQSDRTTISRALTQNRELKEQLAELQNGFVKLTNENMEVTSALQSEQHVKKELAKKLGQLQEKLGELKETMELKSQEAQGLQEQRDQYLGHLQQYVAAYQQLAAEKDELHKQFLLQTQLMDRLQHEEVQGKIAADLAHQELLQTQERLEAATQENQQLQARLSLRPEPREDELATEEEMEDAPRPALSIPEDFESREAMVAFLNSALSGMEEERNQLWQQLKEQRLRCQHLAREVARPQQQPSSSSPGLSGDSVPREAHQALQAAMEKLQARFTELMQEKVDLQERVEELEHRCIQLSGETDTIGEYIALYQSQRAVLKERHREKEEYISRLAQDKEEMKMKLLELQELVLRLVGERNEWFNKFLAVTQAPSGPAGESSPNPVPEGHPDLSPPDKEGLREVSLADETELVSAVSETPLSQPRPDDPTAQQIMQLLREIQNPRDRAGGLGENPCIPFFYRADENDEVKIMVI; encoded by the exons ATGGCGGACGAGACCAGACAGAGCAAATTGGCCGCGGCCAAAAAGAAG TTGAAGGAATATCAACAGAAGACCAGCCCCAGTACCCCAGCAGGAgccaagaagaaaaggaaaacaaaagatggCAATAACCCCGAGACTCCTCCATCTGGTGGCCGACACTCTCCTGAGGAT ATTCAGGACATTCTGAAGGTGCTGGTGTCCGACCTTAACCGTTCCAATGGGGTAGCGCTACCCCCATTGGACAAGCGGAAG GCATCCAGAGACAGTGCTGCTCCTGCCCTGCTGCGTGCAGATGTCACCGTGCCCTTTGACAGTGCCCATTCCCCCCGTACCAGTCCCCCCTGCCCCACTAGCATGGCCTCGCCTCAG AACTGTGACATTGAGAACGGTCCAAGTCCTATGGATGAAAGCAA ATCTCTGTCTTCTACTGAGAGTCTGCGGCAGATCTCAGAACAACTCAATGGTCTCGTTTCCCAG TCCACATCCTATATCAATGGGGAGGTTCCAGTGTCTTCTACCAACACGAAAGACCTGGAG AGTCGGTATCAAGAGCtagcagtagccctggattccAGCAATCTAACAAACAAACAGCTCGGTAGCAAGATAGAGGAATTG AAACAACAGAACCAGGAGGCCCTGGATCAGTTGGAGAAG GAGAAGAAAGAATTTGAGCAGAAATTTGCCAAGGAGCAGGGAGCCCTAAGGGAACAGCTACAG GTTCATATCCAGACCATTGGGATTCTTGTGTCAGAGAAGACAGAGCTACAAACGGCTCTGGCCCACACACAACAGGCTGCCCGACAGAAATCAG GAGAGTCAGAAGATTTGGCCAGCCGCCTGCAGTCCTCCCGGCAGCGTGTTGGGGAGTTAGAGCGGACACTTTCCTCTGTGTCCACACAGCAGAAGCAGGCTGACAGA TATAACAAAGAGTTAACTAAGGAGCGGGATGCTCTCAAACTGGAACTATACAAGCACAG CAAGAGCAGTGAGGAGCTGAAGCAGCACcactcagagctagaagagaagcTCCGGGTGCTGGTGGCAGAGAAGGCAGCTACACAGATGGAGGTGGAGGAGCTGCACAAGAAGCTGGAGATGACAGAGCTGATGTTGCAACAG TTTTCCAGCCAATCAGGTGCCCCTGATAGTAACCAACAGCTGCAGCAGGCCCTAGAGGAGCGAATGCAACTGGAGACCCATGTAGGCCAG cTGTTGGAATCATTGCAGCAGCTCCAAGCAGAGAGAGACCAGTATGCAGAGAAGTTGAAGGAGGAGGGCACCATCTGGCAACAGCGGGTGCAGCAACTTTCGGAACAG GTGCGGAttctgggggaggagaaggaacaCAGTGTGAACCAGGTGCAGGAGCTAGAGACCAGCTTGGCTGAACTGAAGAGCCAGTCTG CAGTACCCCCAGTCCCAGAGCCTCCAGCTGGTCCCTCAGAGGCAGAGCAAAGACTGCAAGAAGAGGCAGAGCAACTTCGGAAGGAGCTCGAGGGCCTGTCGGGGCAGCTTCGTGCCCAGGTACAGGACAATGAGGGCCTCAGCCGCCTAAACCGAGAGCAGGAAGAGAGGCTGCTGGAGCTGGAACGGGCAGCTGAGCGGTGGGGGGAGCAAGCAGCTGAGAGGGAACAGATCCTGGAGAGCATGCAGAGCGACCGCACCACCATCAGCCGGGCCCTCACCCAGAACCGGGAGCTCAAGGAGCAGCTGGCAGAGCTGCAGAACGGCTTTGTCAAACTG ACCAATGAGAATATGGAGGTAACAAGTGCTCTGCAGTCAGAGCAACACGTCAAGAAGGAACTTGCCAAGAAGCTGGGGCAGCTACAGGAAAAGCTGGGGGAGCTGAAGGAGACG ATGGAGTTGAAGAGCCAGGAAGCCCAGGGGCTACAGGAGCAGCGGGATCAGTACCTGGGCCACCTGCAGCAATACGTGGCAGCCTACCAGCAGCTGGCCGCCGAGAAGGACGAACTGCACAAGCAGTTCCTACTGCAGACCCAGCTCATGGACCGGCTGCAGCATGAGGAAGTGCAGGGGAAGATAGCGGCTGACCTGGCCCACCAGGAACTGCTACAGACTCAG GAGCGCCTGGAGGCCGCTACCCAAGAAAACCAGCAGCTGCAGGCCCGGCTCAGTCTTAGGCCAGAACCCAGGGAAG ATGAGTTGGCGactgaagaagaaatggaggatgCTCCTCGACCAGCATTAAGCATCCCTGAGGACTTTGAAAGTCGGGAGGCCATG GTGGCATTTCTGAACTCAGCTTTGTCGGGTATGGAAGAAGAGAGGAATCAGCTGTGGCAGCAGCTAAAGGAACAGCGACTGCGATGTCAGCATCTGGCGAGGGAGGTGGCCCGGCCCCAGCAGCAGCCCAGCTCCTCCTCCCCAGGGCTGAGTGGGGACAGTGTGCCCAGGGAAGCGCACCAGGCGCTGCAGGCTGCCATGGAGAAGTTGCAG GCCCGATTCACAGAACTGATGCAGGAGAAAGTGGATCTTCAAGAACGAGTAGAAGAACTAGAGCATCGGTGTATCCAGCTCTCTGGAGAAACAGATACCATTG GTGAATACATTGCACTATACCAGAGCCAGAGGGCTGTGTTGAAGGAGAGACATCGAGAGAAGGAGGAATATATCAGCCGGCTGGCCCAGGACAAAGAAGAGATGAAG ATGAAGCTTCTAGAACTGCAGGAGTTGGTGTTACGACTAGTGGGTGAGCGAAATGAATGGTTCAACAAGTTCCTGGCTGTCACCCAGGCACCTTCAGGGCCTGCTGGAGAGAGTAGCCCTAACCCTGTCCCTGAAGGCCACCCGGATCTCAGTCCTCCTGACAAAGAGG GCCTCCGGGAAGTGAGCCTGGCAGATGAAACGGAGCTTGTGTCTGCTGTGAGTGAGACCCCCTTGAGCCAGCCTCGGCCAGATGATCCCACAGCCCAACAGATCATGCAGTTGTTGCGGGAGATCCAGAACCCTAGGGATCGGGCAGGGGGCTTGGGAGAAAACCCTTGTATCCCCTTCTTCTACCGAGCTGATGAGAATGATGAGGTGAAGATCATGGTTATCTAA
- the GOLGA2 gene encoding golgin subfamily A member 2 isoform X4 gives MADETRQSKLAAAKKKLKEYQQKTSPSTPAGAKKKRKTKDGNNPETPPSGGRHSPEDIQDILKVLVSDLNRSNGVALPPLDKRKNCDIENGPSPMDESKSLSSTESLRQISEQLNGLVSQSTSYINGEVPVSSTNTKDLESRYQELAVALDSSNLTNKQLGSKIEELKQQNQEALDQLEKEKKEFEQKFAKEQGALREQLQVHIQTIGILVSEKTELQTALAHTQQAARQKSGESEDLASRLQSSRQRVGELERTLSSVSTQQKQADRYNKELTKERDALKLELYKHSKSSEELKQHHSELEEKLRVLVAEKAATQMEVEELHKKLEMTELMLQQFSSQSGAPDSNQQLQQALEERMQLETHVGQLLESLQQLQAERDQYAEKLKEEGTIWQQRVQQLSEQVRILGEEKEHSVNQVQELETSLAELKSQSAVPPVPEPPAGPSEAEQRLQEEAEQLRKELEGLSGQLRAQVQDNEGLSRLNREQEERLLELERAAERWGEQAAEREQILESMQSDRTTISRALTQNRELKEQLAELQNGFVKLTNENMEVTSALQSEQHVKKELAKKLGQLQEKLGELKETMELKSQEAQGLQEQRDQYLGHLQQYVAAYQQLAAEKDELHKQFLLQTQLMDRLQHEEVQGKIAADLAHQELLQTQERLEAATQENQQLQARLSLRPEPREDELATEEEMEDAPRPALSIPEDFESREAMVAFLNSALSGMEEERNQLWQQLKEQRLRCQHLAREVARPQQQPSSSSPGLSGDSVPREAHQALQAAMEKLQARFTELMQEKVDLQERVEELEHRCIQLSGETDTIGEYIALYQSQRAVLKERHREKEEYISRLAQDKEEMKMKLLELQELVLRLVGERNEWFNKFLAVTQAPSGPAGESSPNPVPEGHPDLSPPDKEGLREVSLADETELVSAVSETPLSQPRPDDPTAQQIMQLLREIQNPRDRAGGLGENPCIPFFYRADENDEVKIMVI, from the exons ATGGCGGACGAGACCAGACAGAGCAAATTGGCCGCGGCCAAAAAGAAG TTGAAGGAATATCAACAGAAGACCAGCCCCAGTACCCCAGCAGGAgccaagaagaaaaggaaaacaaaagatggCAATAACCCCGAGACTCCTCCATCTGGTGGCCGACACTCTCCTGAGGAT ATTCAGGACATTCTGAAGGTGCTGGTGTCCGACCTTAACCGTTCCAATGGGGTAGCGCTACCCCCATTGGACAAGCGGAAG AACTGTGACATTGAGAACGGTCCAAGTCCTATGGATGAAAGCAA ATCTCTGTCTTCTACTGAGAGTCTGCGGCAGATCTCAGAACAACTCAATGGTCTCGTTTCCCAG TCCACATCCTATATCAATGGGGAGGTTCCAGTGTCTTCTACCAACACGAAAGACCTGGAG AGTCGGTATCAAGAGCtagcagtagccctggattccAGCAATCTAACAAACAAACAGCTCGGTAGCAAGATAGAGGAATTG AAACAACAGAACCAGGAGGCCCTGGATCAGTTGGAGAAG GAGAAGAAAGAATTTGAGCAGAAATTTGCCAAGGAGCAGGGAGCCCTAAGGGAACAGCTACAG GTTCATATCCAGACCATTGGGATTCTTGTGTCAGAGAAGACAGAGCTACAAACGGCTCTGGCCCACACACAACAGGCTGCCCGACAGAAATCAG GAGAGTCAGAAGATTTGGCCAGCCGCCTGCAGTCCTCCCGGCAGCGTGTTGGGGAGTTAGAGCGGACACTTTCCTCTGTGTCCACACAGCAGAAGCAGGCTGACAGA TATAACAAAGAGTTAACTAAGGAGCGGGATGCTCTCAAACTGGAACTATACAAGCACAG CAAGAGCAGTGAGGAGCTGAAGCAGCACcactcagagctagaagagaagcTCCGGGTGCTGGTGGCAGAGAAGGCAGCTACACAGATGGAGGTGGAGGAGCTGCACAAGAAGCTGGAGATGACAGAGCTGATGTTGCAACAG TTTTCCAGCCAATCAGGTGCCCCTGATAGTAACCAACAGCTGCAGCAGGCCCTAGAGGAGCGAATGCAACTGGAGACCCATGTAGGCCAG cTGTTGGAATCATTGCAGCAGCTCCAAGCAGAGAGAGACCAGTATGCAGAGAAGTTGAAGGAGGAGGGCACCATCTGGCAACAGCGGGTGCAGCAACTTTCGGAACAG GTGCGGAttctgggggaggagaaggaacaCAGTGTGAACCAGGTGCAGGAGCTAGAGACCAGCTTGGCTGAACTGAAGAGCCAGTCTG CAGTACCCCCAGTCCCAGAGCCTCCAGCTGGTCCCTCAGAGGCAGAGCAAAGACTGCAAGAAGAGGCAGAGCAACTTCGGAAGGAGCTCGAGGGCCTGTCGGGGCAGCTTCGTGCCCAGGTACAGGACAATGAGGGCCTCAGCCGCCTAAACCGAGAGCAGGAAGAGAGGCTGCTGGAGCTGGAACGGGCAGCTGAGCGGTGGGGGGAGCAAGCAGCTGAGAGGGAACAGATCCTGGAGAGCATGCAGAGCGACCGCACCACCATCAGCCGGGCCCTCACCCAGAACCGGGAGCTCAAGGAGCAGCTGGCAGAGCTGCAGAACGGCTTTGTCAAACTG ACCAATGAGAATATGGAGGTAACAAGTGCTCTGCAGTCAGAGCAACACGTCAAGAAGGAACTTGCCAAGAAGCTGGGGCAGCTACAGGAAAAGCTGGGGGAGCTGAAGGAGACG ATGGAGTTGAAGAGCCAGGAAGCCCAGGGGCTACAGGAGCAGCGGGATCAGTACCTGGGCCACCTGCAGCAATACGTGGCAGCCTACCAGCAGCTGGCCGCCGAGAAGGACGAACTGCACAAGCAGTTCCTACTGCAGACCCAGCTCATGGACCGGCTGCAGCATGAGGAAGTGCAGGGGAAGATAGCGGCTGACCTGGCCCACCAGGAACTGCTACAGACTCAG GAGCGCCTGGAGGCCGCTACCCAAGAAAACCAGCAGCTGCAGGCCCGGCTCAGTCTTAGGCCAGAACCCAGGGAAG ATGAGTTGGCGactgaagaagaaatggaggatgCTCCTCGACCAGCATTAAGCATCCCTGAGGACTTTGAAAGTCGGGAGGCCATG GTGGCATTTCTGAACTCAGCTTTGTCGGGTATGGAAGAAGAGAGGAATCAGCTGTGGCAGCAGCTAAAGGAACAGCGACTGCGATGTCAGCATCTGGCGAGGGAGGTGGCCCGGCCCCAGCAGCAGCCCAGCTCCTCCTCCCCAGGGCTGAGTGGGGACAGTGTGCCCAGGGAAGCGCACCAGGCGCTGCAGGCTGCCATGGAGAAGTTGCAG GCCCGATTCACAGAACTGATGCAGGAGAAAGTGGATCTTCAAGAACGAGTAGAAGAACTAGAGCATCGGTGTATCCAGCTCTCTGGAGAAACAGATACCATTG GTGAATACATTGCACTATACCAGAGCCAGAGGGCTGTGTTGAAGGAGAGACATCGAGAGAAGGAGGAATATATCAGCCGGCTGGCCCAGGACAAAGAAGAGATGAAG ATGAAGCTTCTAGAACTGCAGGAGTTGGTGTTACGACTAGTGGGTGAGCGAAATGAATGGTTCAACAAGTTCCTGGCTGTCACCCAGGCACCTTCAGGGCCTGCTGGAGAGAGTAGCCCTAACCCTGTCCCTGAAGGCCACCCGGATCTCAGTCCTCCTGACAAAGAGG GCCTCCGGGAAGTGAGCCTGGCAGATGAAACGGAGCTTGTGTCTGCTGTGAGTGAGACCCCCTTGAGCCAGCCTCGGCCAGATGATCCCACAGCCCAACAGATCATGCAGTTGTTGCGGGAGATCCAGAACCCTAGGGATCGGGCAGGGGGCTTGGGAGAAAACCCTTGTATCCCCTTCTTCTACCGAGCTGATGAGAATGATGAGGTGAAGATCATGGTTATCTAA
- the GOLGA2 gene encoding golgin subfamily A member 2 isoform X2 — translation MADETRQSKLAAAKKKLKEYQQKTSPSTPAGAKKKRKTKDGNNPETPPSGGRHSPEDIQDILKVLVSDLNRSNGVALPPLDKRKASRDSAAPALLRADVTVPFDSAHSPRTSPPCPTSMASPQNCDIENGPSPMDESKSLSSTESLRQISEQLNGLVSQSTSYINGEVPVSSTNTKDLESRYQELAVALDSSNLTNKQLGSKIEELKQQNQEALDQLEKEKKEFEQKFAKEQGALREQLQVHIQTIGILVSEKTELQTALAHTQQAARQKSGESEDLASRLQSSRQRVGELERTLSSVSTQQKQADRYNKELTKERDALKLELYKHSKSSEELKQHHSELEEKLRVLVAEKAATQMEVEELHKKLEMTELMLQQFSSQSGAPDSNQQLQQALEERMQLETHVGQLLESLQQLQAERDQYAEKLKEEGTIWQQRVQQLSEQVRILGEEKEHSVNQVQELETSLAELKSQSVPPVPEPPAGPSEAEQRLQEEAEQLRKELEGLSGQLRAQVQDNEGLSRLNREQEERLLELERAAERWGEQAAEREQILESMQSDRTTISRALTQNRELKEQLAELQNGFVKLTNENMEVTSALQSEQHVKKELAKKLGQLQEKLGELKETMELKSQEAQGLQEQRDQYLGHLQQYVAAYQQLAAEKDELHKQFLLQTQLMDRLQHEEVQGKIAADLAHQELLQTQERLEAATQENQQLQARLSLRPEPREDELATEEEMEDAPRPALSIPEDFESREAMVAFLNSALSGMEEERNQLWQQLKEQRLRCQHLAREVARPQQQPSSSSPGLSGDSVPREAHQALQAAMEKLQARFTELMQEKVDLQERVEELEHRCIQLSGETDTIGEYIALYQSQRAVLKERHREKEEYISRLAQDKEEMKMKLLELQELVLRLVGERNEWFNKFLAVTQAPSGPAGESSPNPVPEGHPDLSPPDKEGLREVSLADETELVSAVSETPLSQPRPDDPTAQQIMQLLREIQNPRDRAGGLGENPCIPFFYRADENDEVKIMVI, via the exons ATGGCGGACGAGACCAGACAGAGCAAATTGGCCGCGGCCAAAAAGAAG TTGAAGGAATATCAACAGAAGACCAGCCCCAGTACCCCAGCAGGAgccaagaagaaaaggaaaacaaaagatggCAATAACCCCGAGACTCCTCCATCTGGTGGCCGACACTCTCCTGAGGAT ATTCAGGACATTCTGAAGGTGCTGGTGTCCGACCTTAACCGTTCCAATGGGGTAGCGCTACCCCCATTGGACAAGCGGAAG GCATCCAGAGACAGTGCTGCTCCTGCCCTGCTGCGTGCAGATGTCACCGTGCCCTTTGACAGTGCCCATTCCCCCCGTACCAGTCCCCCCTGCCCCACTAGCATGGCCTCGCCTCAG AACTGTGACATTGAGAACGGTCCAAGTCCTATGGATGAAAGCAA ATCTCTGTCTTCTACTGAGAGTCTGCGGCAGATCTCAGAACAACTCAATGGTCTCGTTTCCCAG TCCACATCCTATATCAATGGGGAGGTTCCAGTGTCTTCTACCAACACGAAAGACCTGGAG AGTCGGTATCAAGAGCtagcagtagccctggattccAGCAATCTAACAAACAAACAGCTCGGTAGCAAGATAGAGGAATTG AAACAACAGAACCAGGAGGCCCTGGATCAGTTGGAGAAG GAGAAGAAAGAATTTGAGCAGAAATTTGCCAAGGAGCAGGGAGCCCTAAGGGAACAGCTACAG GTTCATATCCAGACCATTGGGATTCTTGTGTCAGAGAAGACAGAGCTACAAACGGCTCTGGCCCACACACAACAGGCTGCCCGACAGAAATCAG GAGAGTCAGAAGATTTGGCCAGCCGCCTGCAGTCCTCCCGGCAGCGTGTTGGGGAGTTAGAGCGGACACTTTCCTCTGTGTCCACACAGCAGAAGCAGGCTGACAGA TATAACAAAGAGTTAACTAAGGAGCGGGATGCTCTCAAACTGGAACTATACAAGCACAG CAAGAGCAGTGAGGAGCTGAAGCAGCACcactcagagctagaagagaagcTCCGGGTGCTGGTGGCAGAGAAGGCAGCTACACAGATGGAGGTGGAGGAGCTGCACAAGAAGCTGGAGATGACAGAGCTGATGTTGCAACAG TTTTCCAGCCAATCAGGTGCCCCTGATAGTAACCAACAGCTGCAGCAGGCCCTAGAGGAGCGAATGCAACTGGAGACCCATGTAGGCCAG cTGTTGGAATCATTGCAGCAGCTCCAAGCAGAGAGAGACCAGTATGCAGAGAAGTTGAAGGAGGAGGGCACCATCTGGCAACAGCGGGTGCAGCAACTTTCGGAACAG GTGCGGAttctgggggaggagaaggaacaCAGTGTGAACCAGGTGCAGGAGCTAGAGACCAGCTTGGCTGAACTGAAGAGCCAGTCTG TACCCCCAGTCCCAGAGCCTCCAGCTGGTCCCTCAGAGGCAGAGCAAAGACTGCAAGAAGAGGCAGAGCAACTTCGGAAGGAGCTCGAGGGCCTGTCGGGGCAGCTTCGTGCCCAGGTACAGGACAATGAGGGCCTCAGCCGCCTAAACCGAGAGCAGGAAGAGAGGCTGCTGGAGCTGGAACGGGCAGCTGAGCGGTGGGGGGAGCAAGCAGCTGAGAGGGAACAGATCCTGGAGAGCATGCAGAGCGACCGCACCACCATCAGCCGGGCCCTCACCCAGAACCGGGAGCTCAAGGAGCAGCTGGCAGAGCTGCAGAACGGCTTTGTCAAACTG ACCAATGAGAATATGGAGGTAACAAGTGCTCTGCAGTCAGAGCAACACGTCAAGAAGGAACTTGCCAAGAAGCTGGGGCAGCTACAGGAAAAGCTGGGGGAGCTGAAGGAGACG ATGGAGTTGAAGAGCCAGGAAGCCCAGGGGCTACAGGAGCAGCGGGATCAGTACCTGGGCCACCTGCAGCAATACGTGGCAGCCTACCAGCAGCTGGCCGCCGAGAAGGACGAACTGCACAAGCAGTTCCTACTGCAGACCCAGCTCATGGACCGGCTGCAGCATGAGGAAGTGCAGGGGAAGATAGCGGCTGACCTGGCCCACCAGGAACTGCTACAGACTCAG GAGCGCCTGGAGGCCGCTACCCAAGAAAACCAGCAGCTGCAGGCCCGGCTCAGTCTTAGGCCAGAACCCAGGGAAG ATGAGTTGGCGactgaagaagaaatggaggatgCTCCTCGACCAGCATTAAGCATCCCTGAGGACTTTGAAAGTCGGGAGGCCATG GTGGCATTTCTGAACTCAGCTTTGTCGGGTATGGAAGAAGAGAGGAATCAGCTGTGGCAGCAGCTAAAGGAACAGCGACTGCGATGTCAGCATCTGGCGAGGGAGGTGGCCCGGCCCCAGCAGCAGCCCAGCTCCTCCTCCCCAGGGCTGAGTGGGGACAGTGTGCCCAGGGAAGCGCACCAGGCGCTGCAGGCTGCCATGGAGAAGTTGCAG GCCCGATTCACAGAACTGATGCAGGAGAAAGTGGATCTTCAAGAACGAGTAGAAGAACTAGAGCATCGGTGTATCCAGCTCTCTGGAGAAACAGATACCATTG GTGAATACATTGCACTATACCAGAGCCAGAGGGCTGTGTTGAAGGAGAGACATCGAGAGAAGGAGGAATATATCAGCCGGCTGGCCCAGGACAAAGAAGAGATGAAG ATGAAGCTTCTAGAACTGCAGGAGTTGGTGTTACGACTAGTGGGTGAGCGAAATGAATGGTTCAACAAGTTCCTGGCTGTCACCCAGGCACCTTCAGGGCCTGCTGGAGAGAGTAGCCCTAACCCTGTCCCTGAAGGCCACCCGGATCTCAGTCCTCCTGACAAAGAGG GCCTCCGGGAAGTGAGCCTGGCAGATGAAACGGAGCTTGTGTCTGCTGTGAGTGAGACCCCCTTGAGCCAGCCTCGGCCAGATGATCCCACAGCCCAACAGATCATGCAGTTGTTGCGGGAGATCCAGAACCCTAGGGATCGGGCAGGGGGCTTGGGAGAAAACCCTTGTATCCCCTTCTTCTACCGAGCTGATGAGAATGATGAGGTGAAGATCATGGTTATCTAA